A single genomic interval of Brevibacillus brevis harbors:
- a CDS encoding tryptophan RNA-binding attenuator protein inhibitory protein, protein MTISMDDLEQSCWECEGKGILLNENKQEESCPKCQGKGAILTAQGQTLLHFIKKHL, encoded by the coding sequence ATGACGATTTCGATGGATGACTTAGAGCAATCCTGCTGGGAATGCGAAGGCAAGGGGATTCTTTTGAATGAAAACAAGCAAGAGGAATCATGCCCCAAATGCCAGGGTAAGGGAGCCATTCTTACCGCACAAGGTCAGACCCTCCTACACTTTATAAAAAAGCACTTGTAA
- a CDS encoding CDGSH iron-sulfur domain-containing protein, with protein MDQEKVTIKINDNGSIRVTGEVELLDGAGDKYEVGSPFSLCRCGQSEKKPFCDGTHKKIGFESAPRAKA; from the coding sequence GTGGATCAAGAAAAAGTAACCATCAAGATTAACGACAATGGCTCCATTCGTGTTACGGGTGAAGTTGAATTGCTGGATGGAGCAGGTGACAAGTATGAAGTCGGTTCACCTTTTTCACTCTGTCGATGCGGTCAATCCGAGAAGAAACCGTTCTGTGATGGCACGCATAAAAAAATCGGCTTTGAAAGTGCACCACGGGCAAAAGCATGA
- a CDS encoding zinc-dependent alcohol dehydrogenase family protein, with protein MYAQTVRYNQFGEPHEVLKIEQRLIEPLKQDEILVKMSARPINPSDVIPIRGAYKHRINLPAIPGYEGVGTVIDTGPFAPRSLIGKRVMPLRGEGTWQEYVKTTAELAIVVPDSIQDDMACQLYINPITAWVICNETLQLSSQQVLLVNAANSAIGRLFIQLSALFGFRVIAIVRNARYTEELMQLGAWHVIDSSCVSIYDAIKSVTNGQGAHASIDSIGGPDGLELAKSTRAGGIFLSLGLLSGVQVDWSMISKELGVLPQLFLLRHWNQRVSVSTWHETFEKVIELVQNGKLFLTEPGAKFALHDVREAVQFAESPHRKGKIILV; from the coding sequence ATGTATGCACAAACCGTACGTTACAATCAATTTGGTGAACCTCATGAAGTATTGAAGATTGAACAGCGGCTGATTGAACCGCTGAAGCAAGATGAAATTTTGGTGAAAATGAGCGCACGTCCTATAAATCCTTCTGACGTCATCCCGATTCGAGGTGCCTACAAGCATCGTATCAACCTTCCCGCCATACCTGGGTATGAGGGGGTTGGTACCGTTATTGATACGGGTCCTTTTGCTCCCCGCTCTCTTATCGGGAAACGTGTTATGCCTTTGCGCGGTGAGGGTACGTGGCAAGAATACGTAAAAACGACAGCTGAGTTAGCCATTGTGGTTCCCGATTCGATCCAGGATGATATGGCATGTCAGTTGTACATCAACCCTATCACTGCGTGGGTCATCTGCAATGAGACCCTTCAACTATCTTCTCAACAGGTTTTGCTCGTCAATGCAGCCAACTCAGCCATTGGCCGCTTGTTTATTCAGCTATCCGCTCTTTTCGGTTTTCGGGTGATCGCCATCGTCCGAAACGCAAGATATACCGAGGAGTTGATGCAACTCGGGGCGTGGCATGTCATCGACAGTTCATGTGTGTCTATCTATGATGCCATCAAGAGTGTAACGAACGGACAAGGTGCTCATGCATCTATTGATTCCATTGGCGGCCCAGATGGTTTAGAGCTGGCGAAGTCTACACGTGCCGGTGGAATTTTCTTGTCGTTAGGCCTATTATCGGGAGTTCAAGTGGATTGGTCCATGATCTCGAAAGAGCTTGGCGTTCTCCCTCAACTGTTTTTATTGCGCCACTGGAATCAACGAGTTTCCGTGTCTACCTGGCACGAAACGTTTGAGAAAGTCATCGAGCTCGTTCAGAATGGGAAGCTCTTTTTAACAGAGCCAGGAGCGAAATTTGCCTTGCATGATGTAAGAGAGGCGGTGCAATTTGCGGAGAGCCCTCATCGTAAGGGGAAAATCATCTTGGTATAA
- a CDS encoding YkvA family protein — MAKHEKRFLKNYESKASEYLNDKEKASNLLKKAMKKADKKAIGDVWENLQLLFQIFGDWTSGKYRTIPVKSILMIIAGILYFVSPIDAITDFIPVAGLLDDATIIGLVFRQVSSDLTQYKEWKQKEFLQE; from the coding sequence ATGGCTAAACATGAAAAGAGGTTTCTTAAAAATTATGAATCAAAAGCCTCTGAATATCTGAACGATAAAGAAAAAGCATCTAATCTCCTAAAAAAAGCAATGAAAAAAGCAGATAAAAAAGCAATCGGAGATGTGTGGGAGAATTTACAGCTACTCTTTCAAATTTTCGGTGATTGGACGAGTGGTAAATATCGAACAATCCCTGTTAAATCCATCTTGATGATTATTGCCGGGATTTTGTACTTTGTTTCACCCATAGACGCCATCACAGATTTTATTCCTGTTGCTGGTTTACTAGATGATGCGACAATCATTGGATTGGTGTTTCGACAAGTAAGCAGCGACCTTACTCAATACAAAGAGTGGAAACAAAAAGAATTTTTACAAGAATAG
- a CDS encoding aldo/keto reductase yields the protein MRTIPLGTSKLEVPVIAIGCMRIGSLDKLQAERFVQTALEEGANFFDHADIYGKGRCEEVFAEAIQMSPSVRERILLQSKCGIRPGMFDFSKEHILNAVDGILKRLKTEYLDVLLLHRPDTLVEPEEVAEAFDLLESTGKVRHFGVSNQNPMQIRLLDKYVKQPIVANQLQLSIMNATMISQGFNVNMANNSAVNRDGSVLDFCRLHDITIQPWSPFQYGFFEGSFLGNEKFPELNKKIDEMAAKYEVSNTTIAIAWLLRHPANMQPVIGTTNIDRMKDCVKAAPIRLTREEWYDIYRSAGNVLP from the coding sequence ATGAGAACCATACCACTCGGCACGAGCAAGTTAGAAGTACCAGTCATCGCAATTGGATGCATGAGGATTGGGTCATTAGACAAGCTGCAAGCGGAGCGCTTTGTACAAACAGCACTTGAAGAAGGGGCGAACTTCTTCGACCATGCAGATATTTATGGAAAAGGCAGATGTGAGGAAGTATTTGCGGAAGCGATTCAGATGAGCCCTAGCGTTCGCGAGCGTATCCTTTTGCAATCGAAATGTGGCATCCGCCCCGGCATGTTCGACTTTTCCAAGGAGCATATTTTGAACGCAGTGGATGGCATTCTAAAACGCCTAAAAACGGAATATTTGGATGTATTGCTACTGCATCGCCCAGACACGCTTGTCGAGCCAGAAGAAGTAGCGGAAGCGTTTGATCTTCTGGAAAGCACGGGTAAAGTGCGCCACTTTGGCGTCTCCAATCAAAATCCGATGCAGATCCGGCTATTAGACAAATATGTGAAGCAACCAATCGTCGCCAACCAGTTGCAGCTCAGCATTATGAACGCGACGATGATTTCCCAAGGCTTCAACGTCAATATGGCGAACAATTCGGCTGTGAACCGCGATGGCAGTGTACTCGACTTCTGTAGGCTGCATGATATTACGATTCAGCCCTGGTCGCCGTTCCAGTATGGATTTTTCGAAGGATCTTTCCTTGGGAACGAGAAATTTCCTGAGTTGAACAAAAAAATCGATGAAATGGCAGCTAAATATGAAGTATCCAACACGACAATCGCCATCGCTTGGCTACTACGACACCCGGCGAACATGCAACCTGTTATTGGCACGACGAATATCGACCGAATGAAAGATTGCGTGAAAGCAGCACCTATTCGTTTGACGCGAGAAGAGTGGTATGACATCTATCGATCTGCCGGAAATGTGTTGCCATAG
- the edeA gene encoding cyclic peptide edeine export ABC transporter EdeA, which translates to MLMCLVLVFSGSMPVYAETNVRQDAEIATAIEQLVNKTMESEKIPGAAVVVVKEGKTIYKQSFGYSDVQKQERITADTLFEIGSNSKAFTALAMHQLVEQKRLSLDDPVQSFIPWFTVTYKGQPETILIKDLLYHTSGIPFESIGSIPVSSSENAIEETIRALNHTELARKPGTAYEYSTFNYDVLGYIVEKVTGVSFEQYVQQQVIAKLGLTHTYMKAQAPEWDMAKGHKISFFSPKVYNAPDYRGNTPAGYVVSNLNDMERWLKIQLGVESSAFRTELVRASHLPDRSVPPAADGSSYASGWMIYQDGGGQISHGGNNPGFSSYMVFRPEEKLGAVVLTNTNTLNAFVIAEGAVNLVLGKEVPVVVSDTNLQADRMASISLVILGILLLVLSGGIVQIFVQVYRGERKLVANAGRICFASFVAFVVMGSVLTAALYYLPDVFFMGLPWPFIEVWLPITIFYAMYALVAGLALFNVYITLIRLFPKSQETSMTSIVIQGLISGFGNALIIFMINLALTSTNKFHASIFLYFLLGILLYIVGEKMMRSRLIVITNEIVYEKRMELIRKIFRTPYQKYETLDNGEIYAGLNNDTETISTFANSVVVALTSAVTLVFCFIYLGSLDLYGFLFCLAVIFVAVGLYTLAGRFANKVWEETRDIQNVFFSYITDMIGGFKELYLTQAQRKEFEEDMERSCSDYRHKKSAGQFKFVNVYLIGELLFVVVIGTVAFLFPVLFPSLQKEMLISYVFVFLYMTGPVHGILNAVPELIRIKISWQRLNALLDSLSVETRREEESLAVQNAQDFESFSTEQVRFRYKNKEGEEFSVGPLDFSCQKGEIVFIVGGNGSGKSTFAKLITGLYEQDEGEFFMNGQTVSADQRCEFFSAIFSDFYLFEKMYGIDYQAKQEEVSKYLEVLRIADKVEVDETGTFSTTKLSTGQRKRLALMLSLVRNRPIFLFDEWAADQDPEYRQFFYESLLPEMKRQGKCVIAITHDDRYFHLADQVVKMESGRIISQQTLAHA; encoded by the coding sequence TTGCTGATGTGTCTGGTTCTCGTATTTTCCGGCAGTATGCCTGTGTACGCCGAAACGAACGTTCGACAGGATGCGGAAATCGCAACAGCAATCGAACAGCTAGTCAATAAAACCATGGAGTCGGAAAAAATCCCGGGTGCTGCCGTTGTGGTCGTCAAAGAGGGGAAAACGATTTACAAGCAATCGTTTGGATATTCCGATGTCCAAAAGCAGGAACGGATAACTGCTGACACATTGTTTGAAATCGGATCGAACTCCAAAGCCTTTACGGCGCTAGCCATGCACCAGCTGGTTGAGCAAAAACGTCTTTCGCTGGATGATCCTGTTCAGAGCTTTATACCGTGGTTTACCGTTACATATAAAGGACAACCGGAAACGATCCTGATCAAGGATTTGCTGTACCATACCAGTGGGATTCCGTTTGAAAGCATTGGCTCCATACCTGTCTCATCTAGCGAGAATGCAATTGAAGAAACAATTCGAGCGCTCAATCATACAGAGCTGGCACGTAAGCCAGGGACAGCGTATGAATACTCCACATTTAACTATGATGTACTTGGCTATATTGTAGAAAAAGTGACCGGAGTATCATTTGAGCAGTATGTGCAGCAACAAGTCATTGCCAAATTGGGACTAACCCATACCTATATGAAGGCACAGGCACCCGAGTGGGATATGGCAAAAGGGCACAAAATCAGCTTCTTTTCTCCAAAAGTGTATAATGCGCCTGATTATCGTGGAAACACGCCAGCTGGTTATGTCGTATCCAACCTGAACGACATGGAACGATGGCTGAAGATTCAGCTAGGGGTGGAGTCCTCTGCGTTTCGTACGGAGTTGGTGCGTGCCTCACATCTGCCTGACCGATCGGTACCTCCAGCGGCGGACGGTTCCTCGTATGCGTCAGGCTGGATGATTTATCAGGATGGTGGGGGGCAAATTTCGCACGGCGGCAACAACCCTGGATTCTCGTCGTACATGGTGTTTCGCCCAGAGGAAAAGCTGGGAGCAGTGGTTTTGACCAATACAAACACCTTGAACGCATTTGTTATCGCGGAAGGGGCCGTCAATCTCGTACTAGGCAAAGAAGTGCCAGTAGTCGTGTCTGACACCAATCTTCAAGCGGATCGTATGGCAAGTATTTCTCTCGTGATCCTTGGTATCCTTTTGTTGGTACTGAGTGGGGGGATCGTGCAGATTTTCGTGCAAGTCTATCGAGGCGAACGAAAACTCGTCGCGAATGCGGGGCGAATTTGTTTTGCATCCTTCGTTGCATTCGTTGTCATGGGCAGTGTTTTAACCGCCGCCTTATACTATTTGCCAGATGTTTTTTTTATGGGCTTACCATGGCCGTTTATCGAGGTCTGGCTTCCAATCACCATTTTTTACGCCATGTACGCATTAGTAGCTGGACTTGCTTTATTTAATGTGTACATCACACTCATCCGTTTGTTCCCGAAATCGCAAGAAACATCCATGACGTCTATTGTCATACAGGGGCTTATCAGCGGATTTGGGAATGCGTTGATTATTTTTATGATCAATCTGGCGCTCACTTCTACGAACAAATTTCATGCATCCATTTTCCTGTATTTTCTCCTGGGTATCTTGTTGTATATCGTCGGGGAGAAAATGATGCGTAGCCGACTGATTGTGATCACAAATGAAATCGTCTACGAAAAAAGAATGGAACTGATCCGCAAAATCTTTCGGACCCCTTATCAAAAGTACGAGACACTTGATAACGGTGAAATATATGCGGGGTTAAATAACGATACGGAAACGATTAGTACGTTTGCCAATAGTGTCGTTGTGGCACTGACGAGTGCGGTTACACTCGTATTTTGCTTCATTTATCTGGGCTCGCTGGATCTATACGGATTTTTGTTTTGTCTGGCTGTCATTTTTGTGGCAGTAGGCTTGTATACGCTGGCAGGTCGCTTTGCAAACAAAGTATGGGAGGAAACCAGAGACATCCAAAATGTGTTTTTCTCCTATATTACCGATATGATCGGAGGCTTTAAGGAGCTGTATCTGACGCAGGCACAACGAAAAGAATTCGAAGAAGACATGGAAAGAAGCTGCTCTGACTATCGACATAAAAAATCAGCGGGCCAATTTAAATTTGTGAACGTGTATTTGATTGGGGAATTGCTATTCGTAGTGGTAATCGGCACGGTTGCCTTTTTATTCCCGGTTCTTTTCCCTTCGCTTCAAAAAGAGATGCTGATTAGTTATGTGTTTGTCTTTCTGTATATGACAGGACCCGTTCACGGTATTTTGAATGCAGTACCGGAGCTGATTCGGATCAAGATCAGCTGGCAGCGACTGAATGCGTTGCTTGATTCGTTATCAGTGGAAACGAGAAGAGAAGAAGAGAGCTTGGCTGTGCAGAACGCGCAAGACTTTGAGTCGTTTTCAACGGAACAGGTACGTTTCCGATACAAAAACAAGGAGGGCGAAGAGTTTTCCGTAGGGCCGCTGGACTTCTCCTGCCAAAAAGGGGAGATCGTCTTCATTGTTGGTGGCAACGGTAGCGGGAAGTCGACGTTTGCCAAGCTGATTACCGGATTGTACGAGCAGGATGAAGGCGAGTTTTTCATGAACGGCCAAACAGTGAGTGCTGATCAACGCTGCGAATTCTTTTCTGCGATCTTCAGTGATTTTTATCTGTTTGAGAAGATGTACGGAATCGATTACCAAGCGAAGCAAGAGGAAGTGAGCAAATATTTAGAGGTGCTTCGCATCGCAGACAAAGTAGAAGTGGATGAAACGGGAACGTTTAGCACGACGAAGCTGTCTACGGGTCAGCGTAAGCGTCTTGCCTTAATGCTCAGTCTGGTAAGAAACCGGCCCATTTTCCTCTTTGACGAGTGGGCAGCGGACCAAGATCCAGAGTATCGTCAATTCTTTTACGAATCTTTGCTGCCAGAAATGAAAAGACAGGGCAAATGTGTCATCGCAATCACACACGACGATCGCTACTTCCATCTTGCTGATCAGGTAGTGAAAATGGAAAGTGGGCGAATTATTTCGCAGCAAACACTTGCGCATGCCTGA
- a CDS encoding ParB N-terminal domain-containing protein, whose product MLANLKLVESSRICLHESHENKRLHKTRQIIEEEGILRHPPLAILMQNGQYLIIDGAHRTFALQALGCKHIPVQVVEHEDFHLDMWDHIVPVAAWLQSVEQDSVFRWETERLGETPVAEMKIGNKERFYLYPKENRQDDEWRMTLWRQLVDSYNYSHPVHRLPTGMLEWPETGAALIRFPPISLAELERIVSEGHVLPAGVTRFEIDGRLLNLCIPISLLKQEQIEREQWERLVKKWRETLRLYSKPVYMCDA is encoded by the coding sequence GTGCTGGCAAATCTAAAACTGGTAGAGTCATCTCGTATTTGTTTGCACGAGTCACATGAAAACAAGCGACTACACAAGACCAGACAGATCATTGAGGAGGAAGGGATTTTGCGCCATCCTCCGCTGGCGATTCTCATGCAAAACGGTCAGTATTTGATCATTGATGGTGCACATCGGACCTTTGCTCTTCAAGCGCTTGGGTGCAAACATATCCCCGTACAGGTAGTGGAGCATGAGGATTTTCACTTGGATATGTGGGATCATATTGTGCCAGTTGCTGCATGGTTGCAATCAGTGGAGCAGGATTCTGTGTTTCGGTGGGAAACCGAGCGTTTAGGTGAAACGCCTGTGGCAGAAATGAAGATAGGGAACAAAGAACGCTTCTACCTGTATCCAAAGGAGAATCGGCAGGATGATGAGTGGCGAATGACGCTATGGCGTCAATTAGTGGACAGTTACAACTATAGCCACCCGGTGCATCGTCTGCCCACAGGGATGCTCGAATGGCCAGAAACAGGAGCCGCCTTGATACGGTTCCCGCCAATCAGTCTAGCGGAATTGGAGCGTATCGTATCGGAAGGGCATGTTTTGCCTGCGGGTGTTACTCGTTTTGAAATAGACGGGCGTCTATTAAACTTGTGTATTCCGATTAGCCTATTGAAACAGGAGCAAATCGAGCGAGAACAGTGGGAGCGATTAGTTAAAAAATGGAGGGAAACCTTGCGCCTCTACTCGAAACCCGTGTATATGTGCGATGCGTAA
- the sbnB gene encoding 2,3-diaminopropionate biosynthesis protein SbnB: MLYLNTSDIEKVGKNWKETIDVIEHAVHSLQKEDYAQPIKPYLRYHDMSNRIIAMPAFVGGDTYMAGIKWIASFPKNLQEGIQRAHSITILNEARTGKPVATINTALVSGIRTASVSGLLLKHYEQVRPLQNVTVGIIGFGPIGRLHLQMVTAMLGEKITKVVLFDIAGIQQEHIPAEIKEKTVIAQTWEEAYCEADVFITCTVSPHGFIDKQPKRQSLLLNVSLRDFTPKILDYTRSIIVDDWTEVCRENTDIEIMHLERGLQKEDTKSITDIVCLDQMKEFPHDEPIMFNPMGMAIFDIAIAAYYYKQALSQGIGTHLQD, encoded by the coding sequence ATGTTATATCTAAACACGAGTGATATTGAAAAGGTCGGCAAGAATTGGAAGGAAACCATTGATGTCATTGAACATGCTGTACATTCCTTACAAAAGGAAGATTATGCACAGCCAATTAAACCATATTTGCGATACCATGACATGTCAAATCGCATTATTGCCATGCCAGCATTTGTAGGCGGAGATACCTACATGGCGGGAATCAAGTGGATTGCCAGTTTCCCGAAAAACCTCCAAGAGGGTATCCAACGCGCGCATTCGATTACCATCCTGAACGAAGCTAGAACGGGTAAGCCTGTGGCAACAATTAATACGGCCCTGGTCAGCGGCATCCGAACTGCTTCCGTTTCCGGTCTTCTCCTCAAGCATTACGAACAAGTACGTCCCCTGCAAAATGTAACGGTCGGAATTATCGGATTTGGCCCGATTGGCAGACTTCATCTGCAAATGGTAACAGCCATGTTAGGAGAGAAGATCACCAAGGTGGTTCTCTTTGACATTGCGGGTATCCAACAGGAGCATATTCCGGCCGAGATAAAAGAGAAAACGGTTATCGCGCAAACGTGGGAAGAAGCATACTGCGAGGCAGATGTGTTCATTACTTGCACGGTGTCACCGCATGGTTTTATTGACAAGCAACCAAAAAGACAGTCCTTGTTGTTAAATGTATCGTTACGCGATTTCACACCAAAAATTCTCGACTATACCCGCTCCATTATCGTAGACGACTGGACTGAAGTTTGCCGGGAGAATACGGACATCGAGATCATGCATCTGGAGAGAGGCTTGCAAAAAGAAGATACCAAATCTATCACAGATATCGTCTGCCTTGACCAGATGAAAGAGTTTCCACATGATGAGCCCATCATGTTTAATCCGATGGGGATGGCGATTTTTGATATCGCCATTGCTGCCTACTATTATAAACAAGCACTCTCGCAGGGGATCGGAACTCACTTGCAAGACTAA
- the sbnA gene encoding 2,3-diaminopropionate biosynthesis protein SbnA translates to MLTKMMAISHMIGNTPLNKLEHEHINLFCKLEYNNLMGSVKVRPAFYILQEAIKRGEITQETTVIESSSGNFAIALATLCKRLGIKFIPVIDPNINPVYENLLRVISHEVVKVTDRDETGGFLLTRIQTVNRLLNETNNSFWTNQYGNPDSARAHYFGLGAEIADSFETLDYAFIGVSSGGTITGISQRLKERFPDIKIIAVDTVGSVIFGQEPQKRYIPGIGSSMRPDILKGAIIDEVVHVSEEDTVKACYQLYAEHGIFAGGSSGTSYWAIENYFKDQQLVVKPNVVFLCPDGGMPYVNTVYNQEWVQWLHQQKHSFVGN, encoded by the coding sequence ATGCTAACAAAAATGATGGCCATAAGTCACATGATTGGCAATACGCCTTTAAACAAACTTGAGCATGAGCACATCAATCTGTTTTGCAAACTGGAATACAACAACCTCATGGGGAGTGTAAAAGTGAGGCCGGCCTTTTACATATTACAGGAGGCGATCAAAAGAGGAGAGATCACGCAGGAAACGACCGTAATCGAGTCTTCTTCGGGAAATTTTGCTATCGCTTTGGCGACATTGTGCAAGCGACTGGGAATTAAATTTATTCCCGTCATTGATCCAAATATCAATCCCGTCTATGAGAACTTGCTCAGGGTAATTTCCCATGAGGTCGTAAAAGTAACGGATCGTGACGAGACAGGAGGATTTCTCCTAACGCGCATCCAAACGGTCAATCGCCTGCTGAATGAGACGAATAACTCGTTTTGGACCAATCAATACGGAAATCCGGATAGCGCTAGAGCCCATTACTTCGGACTGGGAGCCGAGATTGCAGACAGCTTTGAGACATTGGACTACGCTTTTATCGGCGTTAGCTCTGGCGGCACGATTACTGGAATCTCACAGCGATTGAAGGAACGTTTTCCGGACATAAAAATCATTGCTGTCGATACGGTAGGATCGGTAATTTTCGGACAAGAACCACAAAAACGTTACATCCCGGGAATTGGATCGAGCATGCGGCCTGACATACTCAAGGGCGCGATTATTGATGAGGTCGTTCATGTTTCGGAGGAGGACACAGTCAAGGCTTGCTATCAGCTATACGCTGAGCATGGCATTTTTGCTGGAGGATCTTCTGGAACTTCCTATTGGGCAATTGAAAACTACTTCAAAGATCAACAGCTCGTCGTTAAGCCAAATGTCGTCTTTTTATGCCCAGACGGTGGTATGCCCTATGTCAATACTGTATACAACCAGGAATGGGTACAGTGGTTGCATCAGCAAAAGCATTCTTTCGTTGGCAATTAA
- a CDS encoding phosphopantetheine-binding protein, which translates to MERENEVYETLLRLFSEYVNESGELTEYIDSLTFIKSVVKVEKEFGIEFDDDMLHLENFQDMKTLAGYIQQKMDTKSA; encoded by the coding sequence ATGGAAAGGGAAAACGAAGTATACGAGACACTCCTCCGGTTGTTTTCTGAATATGTGAACGAAAGCGGAGAACTTACGGAGTACATTGATTCATTGACCTTTATCAAGTCGGTCGTAAAGGTGGAAAAAGAGTTTGGCATTGAATTCGATGATGACATGCTCCATTTGGAAAACTTTCAAGATATGAAAACGTTGGCAGGTTACATCCAGCAAAAAATGGATACAAAATCTGCCTGA
- a CDS encoding BtrH N-terminal domain-containing protein, whose amino-acid sequence MSLTEIQPSKHPNLDCIGASIYTVLKYRNFSALETAWKQCGAIYLKTQDSPYGDINGQYMRTVAELRWIHNIRVEGGAEPQDDLFLANIQERLEREIPIIVLCNMAELPYNPYYQDLPEMHSIIVTGREDNQLLIVDDYYRYKGLLPIEQFLQASNSSYRDAGTGEWYPLHNRSFELVLSDSLHPTPDQLLEAVTSNLSVLEGRCDTSQIKRELDLPDDVNVEVGLKSLDPFLKDVEAFLASGVEITDDHLDILNHSLISMAQTRAMYANVLQAISEKYENFGELAEQYRSIGHQWKITTNMILKAFDSNRSDMVHRVLQKISIIKTQEFEAVTKTREVLERVGVVV is encoded by the coding sequence ATGTCACTCACCGAGATTCAACCGAGCAAGCATCCGAACCTGGATTGCATCGGCGCTTCTATCTACACGGTTCTGAAATACCGGAACTTTTCCGCCTTAGAAACAGCTTGGAAGCAGTGCGGTGCCATCTATCTGAAAACGCAAGATTCTCCTTATGGAGATATAAACGGTCAATACATGAGAACAGTCGCTGAGCTCAGGTGGATTCACAATATCCGCGTAGAAGGAGGGGCTGAACCGCAAGATGACCTGTTTTTGGCAAATATACAAGAACGTTTGGAACGGGAGATACCAATAATCGTCCTCTGCAATATGGCAGAACTCCCGTACAACCCTTATTATCAGGACCTGCCTGAAATGCATAGCATCATTGTCACAGGTAGAGAAGATAACCAGCTTCTGATCGTCGATGATTACTACCGGTACAAAGGTCTGTTGCCCATCGAGCAATTTTTACAGGCTAGCAACTCTTCCTATCGGGATGCGGGCACAGGCGAATGGTATCCACTCCACAATCGATCATTTGAATTGGTACTCTCGGATTCCCTGCATCCGACGCCAGATCAGTTGCTTGAAGCCGTCACGAGCAATCTCAGCGTACTAGAGGGGCGTTGCGACACAAGTCAAATCAAGCGGGAGTTGGATCTACCCGACGATGTCAACGTCGAGGTTGGGCTAAAATCCCTTGATCCTTTTCTCAAAGACGTAGAGGCTTTTCTCGCTAGCGGAGTAGAGATCACAGATGATCATCTCGATATCCTTAACCACAGCTTGATCAGCATGGCACAAACAAGAGCGATGTATGCCAATGTCTTGCAGGCGATCAGTGAAAAGTATGAAAACTTTGGTGAACTTGCCGAGCAGTATCGCAGTATCGGACATCAATGGAAAATTACGACCAATATGATTTTGAAGGCTTTTGACAGTAATCGCAGTGACATGGTTCATCGCGTTCTGCAAAAAATCAGCATCATTAAAACGCAGGAATTTGAGGCGGTCACAAAAACAAGAGAAGTACTGGAACGGGTTGGCGTTGTTGTGTAA